GTGCCATCCGAGCTCATCGCGGATTTTTCTGTTATCCGCAACCCAAGTGCTTGTGTCCCAGATGCGGCTTTCCATTGAACCCCATTGCGGTTCACCGGGTATATCGAGAACATCGCGGGCAATCTTAACCACTTCGCTCAATTTCGTCTCTCTGCCCGTGCCGACGTTATAAATCGCACCGAACTCTCTGCCCGAAGTCTGTGCGACTAAAATGTATGCATGCACTACATCGTCAATGTACACGTAATCTCGAGCGGTTTCGGGATTCACCAGGGGAGGAAACTTTTTCTCCAGCCCGCAGCGTATCAGGGTGGGCATAAGGCGTTTCGGTTCTTCATAAGGTCCGTACGCGGAATAGAGCCGCAGTGTCGGGATGCGAACCTCTTTGCTCTCTGCGGTGTATCGGCAAAACATGGTGGCGGACACTTTGGATACGGCATAGTAGCTGTTCGGCTCAGGCAGGTCACCTTCCGAGGGAGCATGATCTTTGAAGCCGTATTCCGACGAAGAGCCCGTATTCACTAACACTTCGAATCCGGTTTCGAGACAGGCCTGAACGAGATTTGCCGTTCCCAGGAGGTTCGTTTCGAAGGTCTGCTGAATAT
The sequence above is a segment of the Desulfomonile tiedjei DSM 6799 genome. Coding sequences within it:
- a CDS encoding NAD-dependent epimerase/dehydratase family protein; the encoded protein is MDVSVFSQHLSWIRETAAMRRILITGASGFVGANLARTLLASGHEVHLLLREHHLDWRLQDIRKHVSVTRADLRDADLLFRAVKQIRPEWIFHLAAYGAYSFQTNIQQTFETNLLGTANLVQACLETGFEVLVNTGSSSEYGFKDHAPSEGDLPEPNSYYAVSKVSATMFCRYTAESKEVRIPTLRLYSAYGPYEEPKRLMPTLIRCGLEKKFPPLVNPETARDYVYIDDVVHAYILVAQTSGREFGAIYNVGTGRETKLSEVVKIARDVLDIPGEPQWGSMESRIWDTSTWVADNRKIRDELGWHPKYSFEQGFRLMVRWFEENPKMLNANHVLSCQDRK